In a genomic window of Prochlorococcus marinus subsp. marinus str. CCMP1375:
- a CDS encoding NAD(P)/FAD-dependent oxidoreductase: METIEADVVIVGGGPAGCSCALYSSRADLKTVILDKNPAVGALAITHQIANYPGVPTDISGEDLLNLMRDQCIQYGTDYRRAQVFGVDVNGDWKTVYTPEGTFKGRALVLASGAMGRPASFKGEAEFLGRGVSYCATCDGAFYKGREVAVVGVNKEAIEEAQVLTKFASIVHWITSSDPKQEDVHAQTLINEPNVRHWSRTRLLQIEGADAGVTGITVKNRIQEDKQLLPVEGVFVYMAGSKPITDFLGDQIALKEDGGVVVDDFMSTTSEGVWAIGDIRNTPFKQAVVAASDGCIAAMAIDRFLNSRKSIRVDWVHS, encoded by the coding sequence TTGGAAACAATTGAAGCTGATGTTGTGATAGTTGGTGGAGGACCTGCTGGTTGCAGCTGCGCTCTTTACTCTTCAAGAGCAGATCTCAAAACAGTCATTCTAGATAAGAATCCTGCAGTAGGAGCACTTGCTATAACTCATCAAATTGCTAATTATCCTGGAGTTCCAACTGATATTAGTGGAGAGGACTTGTTGAATTTGATGAGAGATCAGTGTATTCAATATGGTACTGATTACAGAAGAGCCCAAGTTTTTGGAGTTGATGTAAATGGAGATTGGAAAACTGTTTATACGCCTGAGGGAACTTTTAAAGGACGTGCGCTTGTCCTAGCTAGTGGCGCCATGGGTAGACCAGCTTCTTTTAAAGGTGAAGCAGAGTTCTTAGGTAGAGGAGTTAGTTATTGTGCAACTTGTGATGGAGCATTCTATAAAGGAAGAGAAGTGGCTGTTGTGGGTGTTAATAAAGAGGCCATTGAAGAAGCACAAGTCCTTACAAAGTTTGCTTCTATTGTTCATTGGATTACTTCAAGTGACCCTAAGCAAGAAGATGTTCATGCGCAGACTTTAATAAACGAGCCAAATGTCCGTCATTGGAGCCGGACAAGGCTACTTCAGATTGAAGGCGCTGATGCAGGAGTGACTGGAATTACTGTGAAGAATCGGATCCAAGAAGACAAACAATTATTACCAGTTGAAGGAGTATTTGTTTATATGGCTGGTTCAAAACCTATTACAGATTTCTTGGGCGATCAAATTGCATTAAAAGAAGATGGCGGAGTAGTTGTTGATGATTTCATGTCAACTACTTCAGAAGGCGTCTGGGCGATAGGCGACATTAGGAACACACCTTTTAAACAGGCAGTTGTTGCTGCTTCTGATGGATGTATTGCGGCGATGGCTATAGATAGATTTTTAAATAGTCGTAAATCTATTCGTGTGGACTGGGTACATTCATAG
- a CDS encoding P-II family nitrogen regulator, with product MKRLDLIFSERELDAIVKVLESAGVPGYTVMKHATGRGPETIVSEDMEFSGLGANAHVIVFCDDEIINKIRVNVRSILSYYGGVAYVSEATEL from the coding sequence ATGAAGCGATTAGACCTTATTTTCAGCGAAAGGGAATTAGACGCAATTGTCAAAGTTCTTGAATCCGCTGGTGTGCCAGGTTATACAGTTATGAAACATGCCACAGGTAGGGGGCCTGAAACAATAGTCTCAGAAGATATGGAATTCTCAGGGCTTGGTGCAAATGCGCATGTAATAGTTTTTTGTGATGATGAAATTATTAATAAAATCAGAGTAAATGTAAGATCTATACTTAGCTATTATGGAGGAGTAGCATATGTTTCTGAAGCAACGGAATTATAA
- a CDS encoding SulP family inorganic anion transporter — protein sequence MALIHGFHLKNVRGDVLGGLTAAVVALPLALAFGNAALGPGGAIYGLYGAVVVGFLAALFGGTPAQVSGPTGPMSVTVAGVVASLAAVGVPRDLSAEQILPLVMAAVVIGGLFQILFGFLRLGKYITLVPYSVVSGFMSGIGVIIIALQIGPLLGITTRGGVIESLTTVFSNFQPNGAAISVAIMTLAIVFLTPRRVSQWVPSPLLALLIVTPLSIALFGDTAIDRIGEIPEGVPSLSIPSFNKYLPIILKAGLVLAVLGAIDSLLTSLVADNISQTRHNSDRELIGQGIGNAVAGLFSGLPGAGATMGTVINVKSGGSTPLSGMVHSIVLLIVLIGAGPLAEKIPTALLAGILIKVGLDIIDWGFLLRAHRLSLKTASVMHGVLFMTVFWDLIWAVLVGVFVANMLTIDSITETQLEGMDADNPLQASNKDLPLPEDEQKLLEDCSGEVMLFRLKGPLSFGAAKGITERMMLIRNYKVLILDITDVPRLGVTATLAIEDMIQEARINSRKAYVAGATGKVKDRLSKFGVQGLIDTRKEALQAAINELKNV from the coding sequence GTGGCCCTAATTCATGGTTTTCACCTAAAGAATGTTAGAGGTGATGTCTTAGGTGGTCTGACAGCAGCAGTTGTTGCCTTACCACTAGCACTAGCTTTTGGAAATGCTGCTCTTGGACCTGGTGGGGCAATTTATGGCCTTTATGGAGCCGTAGTTGTTGGTTTCCTTGCCGCTTTATTTGGAGGAACACCGGCTCAAGTTAGCGGCCCTACAGGGCCAATGAGTGTAACAGTGGCAGGGGTAGTTGCAAGCCTTGCAGCTGTTGGAGTCCCTAGAGATCTTTCTGCGGAACAAATTCTTCCCCTTGTTATGGCAGCAGTTGTTATTGGGGGTTTATTTCAGATTTTATTTGGATTTTTAAGACTTGGTAAATACATAACGCTTGTTCCTTACTCAGTTGTTTCGGGCTTCATGTCTGGAATAGGTGTCATTATTATTGCCCTACAAATAGGACCACTTCTTGGAATCACCACAAGGGGTGGAGTAATTGAATCACTGACAACAGTTTTTTCAAATTTCCAACCTAATGGTGCAGCAATCTCAGTTGCAATAATGACCCTTGCAATAGTTTTCTTAACTCCAAGACGAGTAAGTCAATGGGTACCATCTCCCCTCTTAGCCCTCTTAATAGTTACTCCTCTTTCAATTGCTCTATTTGGTGATACTGCAATAGATCGAATTGGTGAAATCCCTGAAGGAGTTCCATCTCTTAGTATCCCTAGCTTTAATAAATACTTACCAATAATTCTTAAGGCTGGTCTTGTGCTTGCAGTTTTAGGGGCAATTGACTCTTTACTTACATCACTTGTAGCAGACAATATTTCTCAAACTAGGCATAATTCAGACCGAGAATTAATAGGACAAGGAATAGGAAATGCTGTAGCTGGATTGTTTTCAGGACTACCAGGTGCTGGTGCAACAATGGGAACAGTCATTAATGTTAAATCAGGTGGATCAACCCCTTTATCAGGGATGGTCCATTCAATAGTCCTTTTGATCGTTTTGATTGGGGCAGGGCCTCTCGCTGAAAAAATTCCGACAGCCCTTCTTGCAGGAATTCTTATAAAAGTTGGTCTAGATATTATTGATTGGGGATTCCTTTTAAGGGCTCATAGGCTTTCTTTAAAGACGGCCAGTGTGATGCATGGAGTCTTATTCATGACTGTTTTTTGGGATTTAATCTGGGCGGTTTTAGTAGGTGTTTTTGTAGCAAATATGCTGACAATTGACTCAATTACTGAAACACAGTTAGAAGGAATGGATGCTGATAATCCACTACAGGCATCTAATAAAGACTTACCACTTCCTGAAGACGAACAAAAGCTACTTGAAGATTGTTCAGGAGAAGTAATGTTATTTAGGCTTAAAGGACCACTTAGTTTTGGAGCAGCAAAAGGTATTACAGAAAGAATGATGCTGATTAGAAATTATAAGGTCTTAATTTTAGATATTACTGATGTCCCACGATTAGGAGTTACTGCAACACTTGCTATTGAAGATATGATTCAAGAAGCTCGTATTAATTCAAGAAAAGCTTATGTTGCTGGAGCAACAGGCAAAGTTAAAGATAGACTATCGAAATTTGGAGTCCAAGGACTTATAGACACTAGAAAAGAAGCTCTTCAAGCAGCAATTAATGAGCTTAAAAACGTTTAA
- a CDS encoding VOC family protein, whose protein sequence is MAQNSVEESITNVKRLGHVAIRVQDVDRAKAFYIRLGMQLVWDDQDWCYLEAGPSRDGLALLGPGYKAAGPHFAFHFNKKSEVEKAHAELLESGVQVGSLHSHRDGTASFYLKDPEGNWLEMLYHPPEGIPSNQ, encoded by the coding sequence ATGGCACAAAATTCTGTTGAAGAAAGTATTACCAATGTTAAAAGACTTGGCCATGTAGCTATACGTGTACAAGATGTCGATAGAGCTAAAGCCTTTTACATTCGTCTAGGTATGCAACTTGTTTGGGATGATCAAGACTGGTGCTATTTAGAGGCAGGACCTAGTCGTGATGGTCTTGCTTTGTTGGGCCCAGGATACAAAGCAGCAGGCCCTCACTTTGCTTTTCACTTTAATAAGAAGAGTGAGGTGGAAAAGGCGCATGCAGAATTACTTGAATCCGGCGTTCAAGTTGGTTCTTTACATTCTCACCGAGATGGCACTGCGTCGTTTTATCTAAAAGATCCTGAAGGTAATTGGTTGGAAATGCTGTATCACCCTCCAGAAGGTATTCCTTCCAATCAATGA
- a CDS encoding ABC1 kinase family protein: MINCKSVLQIIKRYFRALRIWRSVFTLLSYLWFDSQDWSYIGGFTIEKQKSRQKARAQWLTKELLHLGSAFIKLGQLISARPDVLPRDWVTELAGLQDKVPPFSFEDAQEIVEKELGARCKEIVDLEEIPIAAASIAQVHRACLSSGRKIVLKIQRPGLEAFFRLDLEVMQKVAALLQRNKSFSKGKDWISIAKECKRVLLKELDFRIEAQYAARFRQQFLDEPNIKIPGVIWELSTQKVLCLDYLPGIKINDQAAIIKSGVNPSKIAELGASSYLKQLIEYGFFHADPHPGNLAVSSDGSLIFYDFGMMGMISDRLRNKLGSMVRAAALQDATKLIQALQEAGLLAQEIDLGPVRRLVRIMLKERLTPPFDKDVIEKLSVDLYELVYGQPFRLPVELIFVMRALSTFEGVGRSLDPSFNLIAITKPYLITIMNSNNSNPNDLINEIGRQFGELGTKAVGLPKRLDENLERLEQGDLQLQIRLGESDRQLRRMISAQQSMSQSILLGCLGISAALLGSSNKSFFSIIPIVIALPISINWLKIQIKIRRDENIERIKGNK; the protein is encoded by the coding sequence TTGATAAATTGTAAATCAGTTCTACAAATAATCAAAAGATATTTTCGTGCATTACGGATATGGAGATCAGTTTTTACATTGTTATCCTATTTATGGTTCGACTCTCAAGACTGGTCATATATAGGTGGATTCACAATTGAAAAACAAAAATCTAGGCAAAAAGCTAGAGCTCAATGGCTTACCAAAGAATTGCTACATCTAGGTTCAGCTTTTATAAAGCTGGGGCAACTAATCTCTGCCAGACCAGATGTATTACCTAGAGATTGGGTCACTGAACTAGCAGGTTTACAAGACAAAGTTCCTCCTTTTAGTTTTGAGGATGCTCAGGAAATTGTAGAAAAAGAACTAGGCGCACGTTGTAAAGAAATTGTCGACCTTGAAGAAATTCCTATTGCTGCAGCATCAATAGCCCAAGTACACCGAGCCTGCCTAAGTAGTGGCCGTAAAATTGTTTTGAAAATTCAACGTCCTGGTTTGGAAGCCTTTTTCAGACTTGATCTTGAAGTAATGCAAAAAGTAGCTGCCTTACTTCAAAGGAATAAATCATTTAGTAAAGGCAAGGACTGGATTTCAATAGCCAAAGAATGCAAAAGAGTCTTATTAAAAGAACTTGACTTTAGAATTGAAGCGCAATATGCAGCAAGATTTCGCCAACAATTTCTTGATGAACCAAATATCAAAATACCCGGCGTTATCTGGGAGCTAAGTACACAAAAAGTTCTTTGCTTAGACTATCTCCCAGGAATAAAAATAAATGATCAAGCAGCAATTATAAAAAGCGGAGTAAACCCTTCCAAAATTGCAGAACTAGGAGCTTCAAGTTATTTAAAGCAATTAATTGAATATGGTTTTTTCCATGCAGACCCTCATCCAGGAAATCTTGCTGTTTCATCTGATGGATCTCTCATCTTTTATGACTTTGGAATGATGGGAATGATTTCTGATCGACTTAGAAACAAACTTGGAAGCATGGTTCGTGCGGCTGCTCTTCAAGATGCAACGAAATTAATTCAAGCATTACAAGAGGCTGGATTGCTTGCGCAAGAAATTGATTTAGGCCCTGTTCGAAGGCTTGTAAGAATTATGCTAAAAGAAAGATTAACTCCTCCTTTTGACAAAGATGTCATAGAAAAATTATCTGTAGATCTTTATGAATTAGTTTATGGACAACCTTTTAGGTTGCCAGTTGAACTAATTTTTGTGATGAGAGCGCTTTCTACTTTTGAAGGGGTAGGAAGAAGCCTTGATCCAAGCTTTAATTTAATAGCCATTACAAAGCCATACCTAATCACAATAATGAATTCAAACAACTCTAATCCCAATGACCTTATTAATGAAATTGGTAGACAATTTGGAGAACTAGGTACTAAAGCGGTAGGTCTTCCCAAACGTTTAGATGAAAATCTAGAAAGGCTAGAACAAGGGGACCTTCAATTACAAATAAGGCTGGGTGAATCAGACCGACAACTTCGTAGAATGATTAGTGCTCAGCAATCAATGTCTCAATCAATCTTGTTGGGATGTCTTGGAATATCTGCTGCTCTTTTAGGCTCTAGCAACAAATCTTTTTTCTCAATAATTCCTATAGTTATCGCTCTACCCATTTCAATAAATTGGTTAAAGATACAAATAAAAATAAGAAGGGATGAAAATATTGAAAGGATTAAAGGCAATAAATAA
- a CDS encoding endonuclease MutS2: MSYQYSDSESCVADIACDETLDLLEWPRLCEQLASFASTSQGQKKCKTCSIPDDIKTTRRYLSETIEIGSIDEEIEGGISFLGVNYLDQILLRSSKGGVLSGLELLSVAETLKAARRLRRQIYDPLSRPIISSLLSDLATLPELQRLIEFGLEEGGRVADRASEKLSELRRQVYILRIERRDLLKDLIRKCNSFLQDTVIAERYNRPVLALKSGAIDQLLGTIHDNSASGNTVFLEPKAVIPLGNRIEEFEAKILVEEQRLLAYWSEEVGTNFQVLESLSQILLRLEFALARARYSNWLGGVAPQIRDEEDAPFIIQEFRHPLLIWQEHYEQGDVVIPISFEVSSDLRVVAITGPNTGGKTVTLKSIGLAILMTKLGLFLPCVGEPSLPWCNQVLADIGDEQSLQQNLSTFSGHVVRIIRILDAIAIRSGPSIILLDELGAGTDPTEGTALAIALLKTFADRARLTIATTHFGELKALKYHDSRFENASVGFDSETIRPTYHLQWGIPGKSNALAIARRLGLDHLVANRAQDLIGSNGVDNVNQVIQGLEEQRQRQQDAAEEAAALLARTEMLHDELMSRWHKQCQQSEDFQERGRKELEISIREGQVEVRELIRRLRDRSADGEIARKTGQRLRRIENIHRQQKSFKNERAWSPKAGDRVRLISIGKAGEVISVSADGRQLTVMCGLFRSIVDLHAVESLDGQKPNLPDSVVNIKTTTPLSNSANIRTKRNTVDVRGLRVHEAESVIEEKLRNMVGPLWVVHGIGTGRLKKGLTEWLDNLDYVEKITTAEQVDGGAGCSIIWLK; the protein is encoded by the coding sequence ATGAGTTATCAATACAGTGATTCTGAATCATGTGTTGCCGATATTGCATGTGATGAAACACTTGATTTGTTGGAGTGGCCCAGGCTTTGTGAACAGCTTGCTTCATTTGCAAGTACTTCTCAGGGTCAAAAAAAATGTAAAACTTGTTCAATTCCAGATGATATAAAAACGACTCGAAGGTATCTTTCAGAAACTATAGAAATAGGATCTATAGACGAAGAAATAGAAGGAGGCATAAGTTTTCTTGGAGTCAATTATCTAGATCAGATTCTGCTGCGTTCTTCAAAAGGGGGAGTTCTTTCTGGATTGGAGTTGTTATCAGTCGCAGAAACATTAAAAGCCGCTCGTCGCTTGAGACGTCAAATTTATGATCCATTGAGTAGACCAATTATCTCGTCATTACTCTCTGATTTGGCTACCTTGCCTGAATTGCAGAGACTTATCGAATTTGGATTAGAAGAAGGAGGCCGAGTAGCCGATAGAGCTAGTGAGAAATTATCTGAATTGCGTAGACAGGTTTATATTTTACGAATTGAGAGAAGAGATCTATTAAAAGATTTGATAAGGAAATGTAATTCATTTCTTCAAGACACTGTGATTGCTGAACGCTATAACCGACCTGTCTTAGCTTTAAAGTCGGGTGCAATTGATCAACTCTTAGGAACTATTCATGACAACTCTGCATCAGGCAATACAGTTTTTCTAGAACCTAAAGCAGTTATCCCACTAGGGAATCGTATTGAAGAGTTTGAGGCAAAGATTCTTGTAGAAGAGCAGAGATTATTAGCTTATTGGAGTGAGGAGGTTGGAACGAATTTTCAGGTTTTAGAAAGTCTTTCTCAAATTTTGTTGCGCTTAGAGTTTGCCTTGGCGCGTGCGCGTTATAGCAATTGGTTGGGAGGTGTTGCGCCTCAAATAAGAGATGAAGAGGACGCTCCATTCATTATTCAAGAATTCCGTCACCCACTACTTATTTGGCAAGAGCATTATGAACAAGGTGATGTGGTTATTCCAATCAGTTTTGAAGTTTCATCAGATTTGAGGGTAGTTGCTATTACTGGCCCCAATACAGGAGGGAAGACAGTCACTTTGAAAAGTATTGGGTTGGCAATTCTTATGACTAAGCTTGGATTGTTTTTACCATGCGTGGGAGAACCGTCGTTGCCTTGGTGTAATCAGGTTTTGGCAGATATAGGCGATGAGCAGTCACTTCAGCAGAATCTATCAACATTTAGTGGTCATGTTGTTCGGATTATTCGTATTCTCGATGCGATAGCTATTAGATCTGGACCATCAATAATATTACTGGATGAATTAGGAGCTGGTACTGATCCAACTGAAGGAACTGCATTAGCTATTGCTTTGTTAAAGACATTTGCTGATAGAGCAAGGTTGACTATTGCAACTACACATTTTGGTGAACTAAAGGCTCTTAAATATCATGATTCGCGATTTGAAAATGCTTCTGTTGGATTTGATAGTGAAACTATTAGACCTACATATCATTTGCAATGGGGAATTCCAGGAAAAAGTAATGCTTTGGCAATCGCACGTAGATTAGGACTAGATCATTTAGTTGCTAATAGGGCTCAAGATCTTATTGGAAGTAATGGTGTTGATAATGTAAATCAAGTGATACAAGGGTTAGAGGAACAGAGACAAAGACAACAGGATGCCGCAGAAGAGGCTGCGGCACTTTTAGCTCGCACGGAGATGCTTCATGATGAGCTAATGAGTAGATGGCACAAGCAATGTCAACAATCGGAAGATTTTCAGGAAAGAGGGCGTAAGGAATTAGAGATTTCTATTCGTGAAGGACAAGTAGAGGTCAGAGAATTAATTCGGCGTTTGCGTGATCGATCAGCAGATGGTGAAATTGCTAGAAAAACTGGCCAAAGATTAAGACGCATAGAAAATATTCACCGTCAGCAAAAATCATTTAAGAATGAAAGAGCTTGGTCTCCAAAAGCGGGAGATCGAGTGAGGTTGATCTCTATAGGTAAAGCAGGGGAAGTTATCTCAGTATCAGCAGATGGTAGGCAACTTACGGTTATGTGCGGCTTGTTTCGAAGTATTGTTGACTTGCATGCGGTGGAGAGTCTTGATGGACAAAAACCAAATCTTCCAGACTCTGTAGTAAATATAAAAACAACTACTCCTTTAAGCAATTCTGCAAATATTAGGACTAAACGCAATACAGTTGATGTTAGAGGCCTAAGGGTTCATGAAGCAGAATCTGTGATTGAAGAAAAACTACGAAATATGGTTGGTCCTTTGTGGGTTGTTCATGGAATTGGAACCGGTAGATTAAAAAAAGGACTTACTGAGTGGTTAGATAATTTGGATTATGTTGAAAAAATAACCACTGCCGAACAAGTTGATGGAGGAGCAGGTTGCAGTATTATTTGGTTGAAGTGA
- a CDS encoding sodium-dependent bicarbonate transport family permease — MEANLVLQNVLTPPVLFFFLGIVAVVLRSDLEIPAPLPKLFSLYLLLAIGFKGGMELEKSGFGGQVLPTVCSAIAMSLLIPLICFGILRLKLDVFNSAAIAAAYGSISAVTFITAESFLESQNIHFDGFMVAALALMESPAIIVGLLLVKIAGTKNRPDSREMKWSTIIRESLLNGSVYLLLGSLLIGFLTAAHNPIGVEKMQPFTGKLFYGAECFFLLDMGIVAAQRLPGLKKAGSFLIFFAVLIPLFNAFLGVFVAKALMLGPGNALLFAVLCASASYLAVPAAMRMTVPEAKASYYISTTLGLTFPFNIVIGIPLYMGLVNNIIPSAG, encoded by the coding sequence ATGGAGGCTAATCTTGTACTACAGAATGTTTTAACACCGCCTGTACTTTTCTTTTTTCTAGGAATAGTTGCTGTGGTATTACGTTCAGACCTTGAGATACCTGCTCCTCTTCCAAAACTATTTTCTTTATATCTTCTTCTTGCAATTGGATTTAAAGGAGGAATGGAACTGGAGAAGAGTGGATTTGGAGGCCAAGTCTTACCTACAGTCTGTTCAGCCATAGCAATGTCTCTTTTAATTCCACTTATTTGTTTTGGAATTCTGAGATTAAAATTAGATGTATTTAATTCTGCTGCAATTGCAGCAGCCTATGGCTCAATTAGTGCAGTTACATTTATTACTGCTGAAAGCTTTTTAGAAAGTCAAAATATTCATTTTGATGGATTTATGGTTGCAGCACTTGCGCTAATGGAATCACCCGCAATTATTGTTGGATTATTACTAGTAAAAATAGCAGGAACAAAGAATAGACCTGACTCTAGAGAAATGAAATGGAGCACGATTATAAGAGAGTCTCTCCTAAATGGATCTGTTTATTTACTTCTAGGTAGTCTTCTAATTGGTTTCTTAACTGCTGCGCATAACCCTATTGGCGTAGAAAAAATGCAACCTTTTACTGGAAAACTCTTCTATGGAGCAGAATGCTTCTTTCTACTCGATATGGGAATTGTTGCTGCTCAGCGATTACCCGGTCTAAAAAAAGCAGGCTCATTTCTAATTTTCTTTGCAGTACTAATTCCTCTTTTCAATGCCTTCTTAGGTGTTTTTGTTGCCAAAGCATTAATGCTAGGACCAGGTAATGCTCTTTTATTCGCAGTCCTTTGCGCTAGTGCCTCTTATCTTGCTGTTCCAGCAGCTATGAGGATGACAGTACCTGAAGCTAAAGCAAGTTATTACATTTCTACTACCCTAGGATTAACATTCCCTTTTAATATTGTTATAGGCATCCCTTTATATATGGGTCTTGTTAATAACATTATTCCCTCTGCAGGTTAG
- the hemB gene encoding porphobilinogen synthase encodes MELTYRPRRLRRTTALRSMVQEHSVHASDFIYPLFIHEGAEVQPIGAMPGANRWTLDTVVGEVTRAWNLGVRCVVLFPKIDEELKTEEGEECFNEKGLIPRAIRRLKTELPEMAIMTDVALDPYSLDGHDGIVSSEGVVLNDETVSQLCKQAIVQAAAGADLIGPSDMMDGRVGAIREALDEEGYENVGIISYTAKYSSAYYGPFREALDSAPRAINNSKPIPKDKNTYQMNPANAREAITEAQLDEQEGSDILMVKPGLAYLDIIYRLRQESELPIAAYNVSGEYSMIKAAALQGWIDEKSVVLETLLSFKRAGADLILTYHACDAAEWLNDK; translated from the coding sequence ATGGAACTCACTTATCGGCCACGACGTCTTCGTAGAACTACAGCTTTAAGAAGCATGGTTCAAGAACATAGTGTTCATGCTTCAGATTTTATTTACCCTTTATTTATTCATGAGGGAGCTGAAGTACAACCAATAGGAGCAATGCCTGGGGCAAATCGTTGGACTCTAGATACTGTGGTTGGTGAGGTCACAAGAGCTTGGAATTTAGGTGTTAGATGTGTTGTGTTATTTCCTAAAATTGATGAAGAACTGAAGACAGAAGAAGGAGAAGAGTGTTTTAACGAAAAGGGCTTGATACCAAGAGCAATTAGACGATTGAAAACAGAATTGCCTGAGATGGCAATAATGACTGATGTTGCTTTAGATCCATATTCATTAGATGGACATGATGGAATTGTTAGTTCAGAAGGAGTTGTTTTAAATGATGAGACAGTGAGCCAACTTTGTAAGCAGGCAATTGTGCAAGCTGCTGCTGGGGCTGATTTGATTGGTCCAAGTGACATGATGGATGGTCGTGTTGGCGCTATTCGAGAAGCTTTAGATGAAGAAGGATATGAAAATGTAGGGATAATTAGTTACACAGCAAAATATTCTTCTGCTTATTACGGTCCTTTTAGAGAGGCACTTGATTCTGCTCCAAGGGCTATTAATAATTCCAAACCTATACCTAAAGATAAAAATACTTATCAAATGAACCCTGCTAATGCTCGCGAGGCTATTACGGAGGCCCAGCTTGATGAACAAGAAGGATCGGATATCTTAATGGTTAAACCTGGTTTAGCTTATTTAGATATTATTTACCGTTTAAGGCAAGAATCTGAATTACCTATTGCTGCTTATAACGTTAGTGGTGAATATTCAATGATTAAGGCAGCAGCTTTACAGGGTTGGATTGATGAAAAATCAGTCGTATTGGAAACTTTATTGAGTTTTAAGAGAGCTGGCGCTGATTTAATATTGACTTATCATGCCTGTGATGCGGCTGAATGGTTAAATGATAAATAG
- the eno gene encoding phosphopyruvate hydratase yields MIDSLDLVIDSIFAREVLDSRGNPTVEAEVLLEGGAKGRAIVPSGASTGAYEAHELRDGGTRYMGKGVLRVVEHIEDRIAPSLCGLSASDQVNVDQIMRELDGTENKENLGANAILAVSIATARSAANAFGMPLYRYLGNPMSSLLPVPLMNVINGGAHAANNLDFQEFMLVPHGAESFREALRMGAEVFHTLKKLLSDKGLSTAVGDEGGFAPDLENNNAAGDLLVQAIEKAGFRPGEEISLALDVASTEFFKNGLYHFGEGKFSSEKMVEELKKLVNLYPIISIEDGLSEDDWSGWELLTKELGNKVQLVGDDLFVTNTKRLRQGIDRSIANSILIKVNQIGTLTETLEAIDLSHRMGYTSIISHRSGETEDTTIADLAVATRAGQIKTGSLSRSERVAKYNQLLRIEDQLGAQAVYAGSVGLGPRGLSK; encoded by the coding sequence GTGATTGATTCCCTTGATTTGGTTATTGATAGCATCTTTGCAAGAGAAGTGCTTGATTCAAGGGGAAACCCTACAGTTGAAGCTGAGGTATTGCTTGAAGGCGGAGCAAAAGGCAGAGCAATTGTTCCCAGTGGAGCAAGTACTGGTGCCTATGAGGCGCATGAATTAAGGGATGGTGGAACTCGCTACATGGGAAAGGGTGTTCTCAGAGTCGTAGAACATATAGAAGACCGCATAGCACCTTCCCTTTGTGGTTTATCTGCTTCGGATCAAGTAAATGTTGATCAAATAATGCGAGAGCTTGATGGTACTGAAAATAAAGAAAATTTAGGAGCAAATGCCATCTTGGCAGTCAGTATTGCAACAGCACGCTCTGCTGCTAATGCTTTTGGGATGCCTTTGTATCGTTATTTAGGTAATCCAATGTCTTCACTATTACCAGTCCCATTAATGAATGTGATTAATGGAGGAGCTCATGCTGCCAATAATCTTGATTTTCAAGAATTTATGTTGGTGCCTCATGGTGCTGAGAGCTTTCGCGAAGCTCTCAGAATGGGTGCAGAAGTTTTTCATACACTTAAGAAGCTTCTTTCAGATAAGGGTTTATCTACTGCAGTTGGAGATGAAGGAGGCTTTGCACCTGACCTTGAAAATAATAACGCTGCTGGAGACCTACTTGTTCAAGCAATTGAAAAAGCTGGATTTCGTCCAGGAGAAGAGATTTCTTTGGCTTTAGATGTTGCAAGCACTGAATTTTTTAAAAATGGCTTGTATCACTTTGGTGAGGGAAAATTCTCAAGTGAAAAGATGGTAGAAGAATTGAAAAAGTTAGTTAATTTATATCCAATTATTTCAATAGAAGATGGTTTGTCGGAAGATGATTGGTCAGGCTGGGAATTATTAACAAAAGAATTAGGAAATAAGGTCCAACTAGTTGGGGATGATTTGTTTGTCACAAATACAAAACGATTGCGCCAAGGAATAGATAGGAGTATTGCAAATTCTATATTAATTAAAGTCAATCAGATTGGTACTTTGACTGAGACACTAGAAGCAATAGATCTATCTCATCGTATGGGATATACAAGTATTATTAGTCATAGAAGTGGTGAAACTGAAGATACTACAATCGCTGATCTAGCAGTGGCAACAAGAGCTGGTCAAATCAAAACAGGCTCATTGAGTAGGAGTGAGAGAGTAGCTAAATACAATCAACTTCTTCGAATTGAAGATCAATTAGGTGCTCAGGCTGTCTACGCAGGATCTGTTGGATTAGGGCCTAGAGGTTTATCTAAATAA